The Leptospira biflexa serovar Patoc strain 'Patoc 1 (Paris)' genome includes the window CATTTTAAGTCAATAGCGGATAATATGATTCCATTCAGAATGATTCCAATCTAGTACCTCCACTAAATATGGAACAAACCCCGTTTAGGCCAAACGAGTGTTATAAAACAATCGATTGAATAGTATTTTGAATGATTCTTTAAATTGGTCTGTGAGGTTTTGGTTTGCTATCACATTCGATCTTGTGCGCGCTCCTTTGGAAACGGAAAGTGCATTCCCATGAATGAAATCAACCAAAATGTCTCGTGTGAGTTCAGGATTTTCGTATGGCTTTAAGGCAAGGATCAAATCTAAAATCCTATCATTGAACATGGTAACTGCTGGATATTCTTGCCTCGGACTTTGGATCAAGTATAAAGACAAATCAAGATATTGAATGAAAAATGATCGATATTCGATGAGAACAAATTCCAGTTTTTTTTGCGGATTCTCATTTCCAATTCCCTCATCCAATCTCAGACTTTCATAAAATTTGCGAAATACAACCTCCACTAACTCCGCCATGAGTTGGTCTTTATTTTTAAAGTAATAGTAAATGGTCATCGGATCGATGGATAAATGTTCTGCGAGTTTACGCATACTCAAAGATTTTAATCCTTCTTTTTTTAACATTCGTAGGGCTTGATTTGTAATTTTTTCTTTCATTTTCAGAATATTTCTACAGTGTAGAAATATGGTATCATTAAAAGCATATATTGCAAGTAGCCTGGACGGATTCATTGCAAAAAAAGATGGATCGGTCGACTGGCTTCACGCCGAAAAATACCAACTGGAAAAGGAAGACTTTGGATACGAAAGATTTATGGAATCAATCGATTGTATCGTGATGGGAAGAATTACCTTTGAAACCGTTTTGCAGTTTGAACCTTATCCTTTCGAAACAGTACCTGTCATTGTGGTATCAAAGAATCCAAATTACCAAATAGAATCGAAGCATCAAATTTCAATCTTCACTCGTCCGCTTCGTGAACTGGTTCCATTCCTTGAAACTAAAGGTTATCAAAATGTCTATGTGGATGGTGGCAAATTGATCCAGTCTATTCTTATGGAATCTCTATTGGATACAATCACAATCACACAAATTCCCATTTTACTTGGGAGTGGGATCCCACTCTTTGGTGTTACCGAGAACGAGATTGAATTGAAACATAGAAAAACACAATCCTATCCCAATGGTTTTGTCCAAACTGAATATGAGATTCTGAAATAAAGGGTGTGATTCGAACGTCTGGCAAAGTTAACGTTAAAAATGAAAATACCTAATTTAAGACGACTAAGAAAGACAATTTCTAAAGGAAAATCAATTGACAAAAGAGGTCACAATGGTCACAATTTTAAATTATGATATCGGTCGGAATACGCGAATTAAAATCTCACCTAAGCCAATATATCGAATTAGTAAAAAATGGTGAAAATGTGCTAATTACAGAGCACAACAGAGTTGTTGCAGAACTCAAATATCCGGGAAAAGAAAACTCCGACAATAATGTACAAAAAATTCTGAATCAACTTGCAAGCGAAGGAAAATTAATTCCTGCTAAACGAAAATCCACACAAATTAGTAAAATTCCAAAACAAAACCTAAATCATAAAAAACAAGGTGATTGGTGGACCTTATACCAAGACTCAAAAGAAGATAAGTTTTAATATAGATGATCTACTATATTGAAACTAGCATTATCCTTTCTATCATTCTAGGGGATCATTTTAATGATAAAGCAGTAAAAATTTGGAATGCTCCTAGCGAAAAAGTGAGTTCTATCCTTACCCTAATAGAAGCGACGATCGTTTTAAGAAGATTTTTTAAAAATAACAAAAAGAACCTTCCTACGCAATGGCTTTCAAAGCATGAAAAACTTCTAAAAGAATTACTTTCTGAATGTTCCCTAATGAAAATTGACGAGAGTATTCAATCGATAATAGAATTAAAGAAGGATATTGCAGATTGTAGGTCTTTAGATGGTATTCATATTGCAACTGCAATTTTCTTAAAAGATGTTATGCATTCATCAAACTTTGCATTTCATAGTTTTGATACTAGAGTAAATGAAGTAGCTGCAAAATTCGGATTAAGACCAAACATCGCATAACATCGCGGTGGAGCTGTATTTCCGTAGAAACAGTAAAGATCAAAATATAACTCATGCGAAAAATCCTTACCCCACACGACGAAAGACTGACTGATTACTCCCTTCTAAAATCGAAGGAATCCCCGTCTGATTCTTTTGTAGCTGATCATGAAAAAACAGCCGTTAGACTGCTTTTATCAAATTTTGAAGTCGTATCGGTTTTTTGCACCGAAAAATATTGGCAAAAACACAAAAACCTCATCGATTCCAAGTTAAAAGATGAGGAGAAGTGTTATGTTGCAGATCAATCCATATTTGAAGAAACCATTGGTTTCCATGTCCACCAAGGGTTTATGGCGGTCGGAAAACAAAAATGGGCAAAGGAAGAAGACCTGACCTTCCCCATCCTCATCATCAATGCAATTGTTGATAGTGAAAATATAGGTTCTATCCTACGCAATGCGGCAGCATTCGGCATAAAGTCCATACTCTTTGATTCCAAATCAGCATCACCATACCTCAGAAGGTCTGTCAGAGTCTCGATGGGTGCGATCTTCCAATTGCAGTTAGCAAAAACGACAAACCTCCCCGATTCGATCCAACGATTGAAAGAGAGACCAACAAATCTCGTCGCACTTGCTCTCCCCAAAGAAAATTCGCATCACCTATCAAAAACAAAAACGATCCAAGAGATTGGAAAACTGGAGAACCTAGTCCTCATCGTTGGCAATGAAGCAAATGGAATTGAGGAAGGTGTACTCGACGCAAGTGATGTGATTGGTTATATACCGATGCAAAATAACATCGATTCTCTGAATGTTTCCCATGCCTTGGCTGTGGCACTATCCCACCTACTCTAAGGATTAGTTCTCCCAATCCCAAAAAAAATCTTTATTCGTCATTTCTGGTTCTATGTTTTCTTTCGATGCAGAAGGCGAAGGATTGGCTTCATCTAAATCACGATTTGCATTTTCTAAATCCAAAGTTTCTTTTAACCAATATTCTTCTGTTCCAAAATGTGGGAAAAGTGATGGAAACGATGGATCCTCCCAACGTTTCCCAATCCATGCGGCATAATGGATGAATCGAATGATACGTAACGGTTCAATTAACTTGAGCCAATTTTCATCAAAGTCTGCAAACATACAGTAACCAGCAAAAAAATCAAAGAACTCATGTTTACGATCTGCTTCACCAAACGGAAGTAACATCCAAAAATCTTGTACGATGGGTCCATGTAAAAAATCATCAAAATCTAAAATGCTAAATCCATCCGCAGAGATTAATAAATTCCCTTTGTGGCAATCGCCGTGGATCCTTTGGGAAGGAATTTGGTATTCTTTTGTCAGCGATTCAAAGATGGCAAAGGCACTTCGTGCATTTTTTTGATATCGGTCTGCCAAAGCAGAATTGGTGATGAATTTTTTGTCTAAGATATACTGTAATGCAGAAAGTCCATAACTTGGGATATCTAGTGATGGTCGACTTACGATCTTACTTCTTTTCCCAACGGAATGGATCCTTCCCAGTAAGGCTCCCACTCGTTCCAAATCCTTCGATTGGATTTCTTCGACAATCCTTCCATTCCGTAATGGCCAAATGGCAAAATAAATTCCTTCCCATTCAAAAACTGATTTCCCATCGATGGTGATGGGAGCAAGTACTGGGATCTCTTCCGCCGATAACTCTTGTAAAAAGGAATGTTCCTCTAGGATTTGATGGTAATTCCATTTCCCTGGTCGATAGAATTTAACAACAATCCTTCCTGCTTTCGTCGTTTCGATATCGTAAACGCGATTCTCAACACTATTTAAAATAAAATATCGTCCGGTTGTTTCATACCCAAGGGATTCGATCGCATTTAAGATTGTATCGGGTGTTAATTGGTAAAAAGAATGATGGATGTTCAAGTGGATAATCTGATAGTTTTAGCTAATGATTTGATTGCGACCAGAAGACTTTGCTTCGTATAAATTTTTATCAGCAATTTTCAACAATTCCTGATTCGATTGAATATCAGATAAATCTCCACCAGCGACTCCGCCACTAAACGTAAAATGGAAGATCTGATCCGTATCAGACTTCATCTCAAGTTTTGAAACATTCTCTCTCACTCGGTCTAAAATCCTTGTCGCATCGACAACGCCTGTCTCAGGAAAAAGGATGACAAACTCTTCCCCGCCAAAACGAGAAATGATGTCTGATTTTCGAAAACTGGTTTTTAATTCATGGGCTAATTGTTTGATCACTTGGTCTCCAATCTCATGCCCATAAGTGTCATTGATATTCTTAAATTTATCGATATCAATCATTGCCATTGATAATAGGCTATCATGCCTCTTACAACGTTGGAATTCTTGTTCGATTCTCTCTTCCATATAACGCCTGTTATATAGGCCTGTCATGACATCTCGAATCGCAGTTTCACGCAACTGGTCATGTAAGGCTTTGATTCGTAAGGCACTAAAAATTCGAGCGAGTAACTCGATTTCTTTGGCAGGTTTCGTGATATAATCTGTTGCGCCTGCCTCTATCGCAATTTTAAAATATTCAGGTTCCGTATGGCCTGTTACCATAATGATCGGAAGCCAACCGACTGGAGATGTAGATAGAATATCAGAAATTAAATCGATACCATTGCCATCTGGTAATTCCCAATCAAGTAAAACGACATCTATCGACTCACTGATGATTTTTTCACGAGCAACCGAAATGGATTCAGCTTCAATCGCAATGTAACCATTTTTGGAAACCCACCGGCTGAGGAGTTTCCGTTGTAGTTCAGAATCTTCAATGATTAAGATTTTTCGCTGTCCTTTCGGCATTCGCCTATCGTTTACTTTTTCTTTTTTTTACCTAGTATTTTTTCTACTTCACCTGGTTCCATGGGAACTTTTACAACCGTTCCACCTTCTTTTCGGATTTGGTCCAAATCAACTACAGCACCCGACAACAATCGACTAGCCTTCTTAGAAGTATCCTTCACGCCATAAACAACCCATTTGCCTCCCTCAAGGGATAACACTAAATACGTACAATCGGCTGCTGCCAAAATCGAATGTGCTGAGATTTGTGCCATGAACTCGTAACTGAGCACAATGCCCGTTCCAATGGCGACACCAGAAGGAACTCCAACCGCTTTTGTGACTTGGTACACACCGTAAGTCACACCGGTTCCAAACGAAGCGGCAGAGCCAACGACACCCACCGTTGCCGATGTTGCTTGCGATGATGCATACGTTACCACCTCACTCGTGGCAGAAGCCCCGGCGATCGTTCCTCCTGCCACAGTTCCTGTGACAGCAAGCCCTCCCCCTAAAACCGCCTGGCCAGTGGTCACACCCACATAACTCATAGGTGCAAGGATGTACTTACCAGATGACTCTGTCACAAAGGCAGCAGACTTCACGGAATAAGCAGATGATTTTCTGGACATAGCAGATGTGACTTTAGCGCCCTTATCTAAAGACTGGACTGATTCATGTACAACCACTTCTGTACTATTGATGATAGAACCTAATACCAGTTCAATGCTAGGTGCTGTCAAATACACAACACCTTTCCCTGTGAGAGTGATGGTTTCCACTAACCCATACATGGTAGTACCTGCAGCATTTGTACCCAAGGCAACAGGATAAATGAGTCCATTCCAAGTCACATAACCTACGGATAATAAAGCCACCTTGCCAATTGGTTTGATGATACTGTCATACAAAATTGCCTTTGCTGTCCTTGAGAATGATTTCAAGAGAGCAGTCGGGATTCCTTCATCTTTGTCGGCAATGGCTTCGATTTCTCCCTTGGCTCTACCCAACTCTTCTTTTGTATCTTTCCCATATTGAAAAATGGTTTCTTTCCAACTCCCAAATATCGTTTCAGAGACAGTCGATCGAATCTCATTGATTTCCGAATTGCGGCTAAAGAATCCACCCTTTCGAAAGTCTTCGTAAGATTCATTCCAAGATGTTTTTAATGCTTCATCCAAATCAATATAACCATAAACAGTGGATTCAAAATCTTTTTGGAAATTCTCTTGGTATTGTTTGAATCTTTTTTTGGCAGAGGGGGATGTATCCTTTGGCATCTCTCTACTCAGTTGCATCTCTGCCCATTCATCCCACTCTTTTCGGATCTCAACCGATTTTGCTATGACGGCTTGGTGGCTTTGTTTTCCCCTTTCAAAAGAAGATCCAATGAGCCCATAGGATTCAGCAACCGAAGCATACATGATAAAGAGTCCCGGTTTTGTGGCGTTTTCACTTAAGAACTTGCGAACCTGTTCTCCTTTGTCATTGATGTTGCCAGCCGCTTTCCAACTCATCTTCGTTCCGTCTTTGACAATCACAACGGATTCAGATGCTTTTAGCATTGATTTGGAAAATTGTTCGGCAGCAAAATCATACCGACTCCCAAGAACAGTAATCGATGCTTCTTCCATGGGAGGGATAAACTTAATGCTTGTACCTTTGACAGGCAATGCGCCTTGGTAATACAAAGAGCTATGTCCTTCGATCACAAGTTTTTTGGTATTCTTTAATGGATCTTCTTGTTTCTTATCTGAGCTTGCGCACGTGATAAGGAGGAAAGATAATAAAAGGGAACAATTGGTTTTGATGAATAATTTAAATTTCATTTCGATGGAGCCTCTAATTTTTTGGAACGCTTCATTTGTTCTGACATCTCGGCATCGAGTACCTTTTTGATCAGCTTTGGATCATCTGATAATACTTTCAGTTTCCCTTTCTTTTTGGCTTCTTCTAAGTTGATCACAGTCCCTGTTGGCAGGTTCTCTTCCTCCACATAATTTCCTTTCACGACGGCGATGACAACCCTTGGCCCATCATAAGCGATGAGAATGGGACCATCCACTGCCGTGAGTAAAATTTGCGGAGGTAACACTGTCAGTGCAGAATAACCCAACACGATCCCTGAACTCATTGTGTACATTCCCGCTTCTGCGACGCCCGTTGTGAGGTCATAAGTGAGTCCTGTTGCATAAGCAGTGGATTCATACCCGACTCCACCTGTTGCACCAAGGGCACCACCAGCCGTTGTGGCGGCAACGGATGTCACTTGGTTAAAGAGTGCAACCGAAGACCCAGAAGCATAGGTAGGCACAGTGGCAGAAGCAGAGAGAATCCCGATAGAGCTAAACATCCCTGCTTCGAGTGTTGGAGAAAACACACGGTATCCAGATTTTGTTGTGTAATAAAAAACGAGTCCCGTTGAAACAAGAGCATTCGAAGAAAAGTTCATCCCTTGCGAAAGGGGAACATAGACTCCATTGACTAACAAGAGTTCCCCTGTATTCACAGTGGTTTTGGTCACAGGTGAAATGACCACTTCCTTCAAAGCAACGGTATACCCTTGGAAGATATCAACGAGTGCAAGGAGTGCATTATCCCTCTCACCTGATTCTTCATAATTTCTTGTGAATTCGTCGGAGGCTTTTTTAAAGGAATCTCCCCAAGAATTCATTATATTCTTTGAATTGTTTTTCAAAGTCGATGTAAACAATTGATTCAGTTGGCTTGATTTTTGATCTCGCGTGTCCGCATACCGACTGAGTTCTTTATCCAATACTTCCCAGTCCGATTTGACTCTTGGGACTAAAAAAACATAACCTAATACAAACCGATTCCCTGCTTCCGAAAAACTGGATTGGGATAGTTTCCATTCTTCTTTCGAAAGTTGGACACCAGCATCATAAATGTCTTCTGTTCTTTTTGTACCATCCGAATACCCTTCTTTTGTCCAATTTTTCACGGCATTCATCGTACTCCCTAGTTTCCCAGGGAAATCTTCACTTCGTTTTTTTAATTTAACCAGTACCATCGCCTTGGCAACGTTTGCACTCATCAGATTTTCTTTGGAAAGGTCGATTGCCTTTTTCCCTGAAGGGATCACCGCCCATCCATGTTCATATAAATTTTTCCTTGATCCATACGAATTGGCAGTTAAAGGAGCGATTTTTTTAAACGTTTGCGGTTTATTAGAGGAGAGGACAGATTCACCGAATACTTTCTCTGATTTTTGTTTACTGAGACAACTAACAAAATTTACGACAAAAACCAAAACAAGACAACAATACAATTTCAAATGGAACTTCATAAGTTGGGAGAACGTTATGGAAGGAAATGAATCATGCAACTGAAAAATATTTCACTATTGCTTAATCCATGTTTAGTGAAACTATTTTATTACATTTCAGAATTTGAATGACCATTCTTGATCATTTCAAAGACTCATTCTTATGAAGAAATTAAACATATACTTTGCCATCATTGCCATTTTGTTATGTGTCTTCGTTATCTTTAAAAAAAATGATCTAACGTTTCATGCCCTCATTTCTCTTTTTGCAATCACCCCCCATTCTGAAGTTTTTGATTTCAATGCGGCAGACAGAATTGCAAAACAAAAATTGAATTCAAAATTCGTTCCCACCCCTGTGTATAAAATTCCGGGACTCGATGGAATCAGTTTTGAAGATTACAGACAAATTGAATACAAACCGGATGTTGCGATTTGGAAAAATTTAGCGCTCCCCTACCAATTACATTTTTTCCACCCAGGACATATTTACAGCAATGGGATCAGAATTTATGAAGTGATCGAAGAAAAGCCAGTGGAGATTCCGTATGATTCCTCTCGGTTTCACTTTGGAAACCTCCCACTCACAGATGATTTTTTTGAGTTGAGTAAAAAACTGCAATACACGGGTTTCCGTGTCCATTATCCAATCAACCAAAAGGAAGCATTGGAAGAATTTTTAGTATTCCAAGGGTCTTCTTATTTCCGCGCATTATCCAAAAACCAAGTGTATGGTTTATCCGGTAGAGGACTTGCTATCAACACAGGCCCTGAAGGAGAAGAAGAATTCCCTATTTTTGAAAGTTTTTATATCAAACGTCCCGAGAAAAATGATTCCTCCATTTTGATTTATGCCATTATGAATAGTGAATCTGTTGCGGGTGCTTATGAATTTTATGTGACACCTGGCGAGATCACAACCATTGACATTCGAGCCAAAATTTATTTACGAAAAAAAATCAAACGTCTGGGACTCTCTCCCATCACTTCCATGTTTCTTTATGGAGAATCAAATATCCCAATCCTTGGAAACATCCATCCAGAGATCCATGACTCGGATGGACTTCTCACATATCTTGGCGAAGACAACTGGGAATGGAGGCCTCTCATCAATCCTAAAAAAACCAAACTGACAACGATCGAACTGAACCATCCCAAAGGATTTGGACTCATTCAAAGAGATCGAAAATTCAAAAGTTACCAAGACGAAAAATTGTTATACCATCGTAGGCCAAGTGTTTGGGTAGAGCCGAAAGGGGATTGGGGAAAAGGTGACCTATATCTTTTGGAATTTACAACGAATTTAGATTCTGATGACAACGTGACTATTTTTTGGGAGCCAAATATCCCACCGAATTTGAAAGAAGGATACGAATTCCAATATAAACTCAGTTATACGGACAAATCACCAGACTCTCACCAATTGGGAAAAACCACCTCCTATTATAAAGGAATTGATCCTCTGTTCCCAAAAGAAAAAATGTTAACCCTTTATTTTACTGGTGATTTTCTGAAAGCGTTAGATGCTAAAACAGAACTGAAAGCTATCATCAAAAATGACATGATCCCAGCAGATCAAATTCGTTATCAAATTGAAAAGATTCGGGAACTTGACCAATGGAGATTACAAATTTGGCATTCATCGCCAATTGAAGTATCCAATTGGAAGGTTCATTTGGAGAAAGAAAATCAAAAAATTACTGAAACATGGATCTACAGAGATGGAATTTCAAAATAATACTTTGTACCAAAGAGAACTTAGTGAACGTCTTCGAACTTTCCTTTTGTTATCGGGCATACAAAATGAATATACGATCTCAAATACACTTTCCCATTTTTTCCAAAATACAAACTTGTCGTATCAGTTGGAACAAGATTGGTCAGTTTGGATCAAGTATGTAGGCGAAAACAAAATCAAAAGAGAATCCTCGCTCCCATTTCCTGACCGAGCTTGGCAATTTGGTTCCATGGTTCCGAAGGATTCCGAATGGAAATCGGATCTTAAAAAATCAAAAGAATCCATTATCAGCTCGTTCAAACCCATTTTCATTTTAGTTTCCATTTTCACTTGGACTGCACTCTATTACCTCATCATCTTTAGGTTATTATGATCCAATTCCATCGTTTTTTATTTTTCAGCGTATTCATTCTACCAATCATCATCGGGCTCACGACGTTTGCACAAATCATCTCTTTTGGTGGAGTTGAGTTAACCGAATATTACCAATTCATAGCATTACTCTTCCTTTTGCCCATGTTATCCTATGGTGCAACCACTTCTCTATTTGGATTTTTGATCTCACTCTTGAAACAAGGTGATCCCTTATTCAATGCAAAGAGGATCCCAGAAAGTGAACTTGATTTTCAGAGTATCGAAAAAGCCTCAGTTGCACTTGTCATGCCCGTATACGAAGAAAATGAAGTATCCATCTTTGCAAGGATCAAAGTCATCTATGAATCACTAGAGAAATACCATTCCCTCCCCAAATTAGATTTTTTTATCTTAAGTGATACAAGAACTCCTGAAAAATGGATCAAAGAAGAAGCCGCCTATTTAGAGTTATGTGAATCGACCGGGAATTACAAAAAATTCCATTACAGAAGGAGAAAAAGTAACCTGAATGGAAAAAGTGGCAATATCGCTGATTTTTGCCGTCGTTGGGGCAATCGATATGAGTATATGATCATTTTGGATGCTGATAGTTTGATGAGTGGGGACATCATGATACAACTCATCGCTATGATGCAACAAAACCCGAAGGCAGGCATCATCCAAACCAATTCCAAATTGTTTCGCGCCACTACTCTTTTCCAAAAATTAACCGAATTTTCCTCCTACCTATTTAGTTCTTATTTCTTAAAAGGTGCTAGTTTTTGGCAGATCAATGCCAATAGTTATTGGGGACACAATGCTATCTTACGCATCAAACCGTTTATGGAATACTGTGCCCTCCCCCATCTTCCCGAATATGGTGGCCTTGGTGGAAAAATTTTAAGTCATGATACCGTCGAAGCAAGCCTAATGCGTAAAGCGGGATATGAAGTTTTGTGTGCCTACGAGCTCGAAGGAAGTTACGAAGAAAATCCTCCCAATATCATCGATGTTTTAAAACGAGACCAGAGATGGTGCCAAGGGAACATGCAACATTTTTGGTTTTTATTTGGAAAAAAGATTCCTCTCATCAATCGCATTCATATCTTAAACGGAATTTTGTCTTACCTCAATTCACCCATTTGGCTTTGTTACATTCTACTTAGTTTGTGGAATTATATCGA containing:
- a CDS encoding TetR/AcrR family transcriptional regulator; protein product: MKEKITNQALRMLKKEGLKSLSMRKLAEHLSIDPMTIYYYFKNKDQLMAELVEVVFRKFYESLRLDEGIGNENPQKKLEFVLIEYRSFFIQYLDLSLYLIQSPRQEYPAVTMFNDRILDLILALKPYENPELTRDILVDFIHGNALSVSKGARTRSNVIANQNLTDQFKESFKILFNRLFYNTRLA
- a CDS encoding dihydrofolate reductase family protein, whose translation is MVSLKAYIASSLDGFIAKKDGSVDWLHAEKYQLEKEDFGYERFMESIDCIVMGRITFETVLQFEPYPFETVPVIVVSKNPNYQIESKHQISIFTRPLRELVPFLETKGYQNVYVDGGKLIQSILMESLLDTITITQIPILLGSGIPLFGVTENEIELKHRKTQSYPNGFVQTEYEILK
- a CDS encoding type II toxin-antitoxin system Phd/YefM family antitoxin; this translates as MISVGIRELKSHLSQYIELVKNGENVLITEHNRVVAELKYPGKENSDNNVQKILNQLASEGKLIPAKRKSTQISKIPKQNLNHKKQGDWWTLYQDSKEDKF
- a CDS encoding PIN domain-containing protein, which codes for MIYYIETSIILSIILGDHFNDKAVKIWNAPSEKVSSILTLIEATIVLRRFFKNNKKNLPTQWLSKHEKLLKELLSECSLMKIDESIQSIIELKKDIADCRSLDGIHIATAIFLKDVMHSSNFAFHSFDTRVNEVAAKFGLRPNIA
- a CDS encoding TrmH family RNA methyltransferase, with protein sequence MRKILTPHDERLTDYSLLKSKESPSDSFVADHEKTAVRLLLSNFEVVSVFCTEKYWQKHKNLIDSKLKDEEKCYVADQSIFEETIGFHVHQGFMAVGKQKWAKEEDLTFPILIINAIVDSENIGSILRNAAAFGIKSILFDSKSASPYLRRSVRVSMGAIFQLQLAKTTNLPDSIQRLKERPTNLVALALPKENSHHLSKTKTIQEIGKLENLVLIVGNEANGIEEGVLDASDVIGYIPMQNNIDSLNVSHALAVALSHLL
- a CDS encoding serine/threonine protein kinase encodes the protein MNIHHSFYQLTPDTILNAIESLGYETTGRYFILNSVENRVYDIETTKAGRIVVKFYRPGKWNYHQILEEHSFLQELSAEEIPVLAPITIDGKSVFEWEGIYFAIWPLRNGRIVEEIQSKDLERVGALLGRIHSVGKRSKIVSRPSLDIPSYGLSALQYILDKKFITNSALADRYQKNARSAFAIFESLTKEYQIPSQRIHGDCHKGNLLISADGFSILDFDDFLHGPIVQDFWMLLPFGEADRKHEFFDFFAGYCMFADFDENWLKLIEPLRIIRFIHYAAWIGKRWEDPSFPSLFPHFGTEEYWLKETLDLENANRDLDEANPSPSASKENIEPEMTNKDFFWDWEN
- the dgcR gene encoding diguanylate cyclase DgcR, which gives rise to MPKGQRKILIIEDSELQRKLLSRWVSKNGYIAIEAESISVAREKIISESIDVVLLDWELPDGNGIDLISDILSTSPVGWLPIIMVTGHTEPEYFKIAIEAGATDYITKPAKEIELLARIFSALRIKALHDQLRETAIRDVMTGLYNRRYMEERIEQEFQRCKRHDSLLSMAMIDIDKFKNINDTYGHEIGDQVIKQLAHELKTSFRKSDIISRFGGEEFVILFPETGVVDATRILDRVRENVSKLEMKSDTDQIFHFTFSGGVAGGDLSDIQSNQELLKIADKNLYEAKSSGRNQIIS
- a CDS encoding glucan biosynthesis protein translates to MKKLNIYFAIIAILLCVFVIFKKNDLTFHALISLFAITPHSEVFDFNAADRIAKQKLNSKFVPTPVYKIPGLDGISFEDYRQIEYKPDVAIWKNLALPYQLHFFHPGHIYSNGIRIYEVIEEKPVEIPYDSSRFHFGNLPLTDDFFELSKKLQYTGFRVHYPINQKEALEEFLVFQGSSYFRALSKNQVYGLSGRGLAINTGPEGEEEFPIFESFYIKRPEKNDSSILIYAIMNSESVAGAYEFYVTPGEITTIDIRAKIYLRKKIKRLGLSPITSMFLYGESNIPILGNIHPEIHDSDGLLTYLGEDNWEWRPLINPKKTKLTTIELNHPKGFGLIQRDRKFKSYQDEKLLYHRRPSVWVEPKGDWGKGDLYLLEFTTNLDSDDNVTIFWEPNIPPNLKEGYEFQYKLSYTDKSPDSHQLGKTTSYYKGIDPLFPKEKMLTLYFTGDFLKALDAKTELKAIIKNDMIPADQIRYQIEKIRELDQWRLQIWHSSPIEVSNWKVHLEKENQKITETWIYRDGISK
- the mdoH gene encoding glucans biosynthesis glucosyltransferase MdoH; this encodes MIQFHRFLFFSVFILPIIIGLTTFAQIISFGGVELTEYYQFIALLFLLPMLSYGATTSLFGFLISLLKQGDPLFNAKRIPESELDFQSIEKASVALVMPVYEENEVSIFARIKVIYESLEKYHSLPKLDFFILSDTRTPEKWIKEEAAYLELCESTGNYKKFHYRRRKSNLNGKSGNIADFCRRWGNRYEYMIILDADSLMSGDIMIQLIAMMQQNPKAGIIQTNSKLFRATTLFQKLTEFSSYLFSSYFLKGASFWQINANSYWGHNAILRIKPFMEYCALPHLPEYGGLGGKILSHDTVEASLMRKAGYEVLCAYELEGSYEENPPNIIDVLKRDQRWCQGNMQHFWFLFGKKIPLINRIHILNGILSYLNSPIWLCYILLSLWNYIEESKFLNYSMLPEEFEYFKAQIYDPLYLKLLYLSLILLFLPRVLSYLSLPMGQIFKKFPAFFLETLFSILIAPIYMIYHSVFVVSIFLNKKISWGPQNRDAESSYSFSYVVSSFFGITILGLVSAYISYSYSLMLFFLTMPIWIGWTLSIPLVILTSREQKSLQSFFDLSYWKPNRELSNNLREELTRTKQKRMEGKEIFYALVHPIFHEKHKQLQGNKSYRSKVSDSITNDFEILLKEGPERLDRKKILNILSNRELLDLFFQKFWTSEKSNWGQYWKQIWEEINPSSFP